The Streptomyces sp. V3I7 genome segment CCGCGAACGGCGTCACCGTCCTGGTCGACAGCGCGGACGGCTACACCCCCACCCCGGCGGTCTCGCACGCCATCCTCGCGTACAACCGCGGCCGCACCACGGGCCTCGCGGACGGCGTCGTGGTGACGCCGTCGCACAACCCGCCCGCCGACGGCGGCTTCAAGTACAACCCGCCGAACGCGGGCCCCGCCGCCTCCGACGCCACCTCCTGGATCCAGGACCGCGCCAACCAGCTCGTCGCGGGCGGCCTGAAGGACGTACGGCGCATCCCCTACGCCCGCGCCCTCGCGGCGCCCACCACACGGCCGTACGACTACCTGGGGACGTACGTCTCCGACCTGCCGAACGTGCTGGACCTGGACGCGATCCGGGCGGCCGGTGTGCGCATCGGCGCCGACCCGCTGGGCGGGGCGTCGGTCGCCTACTGGGGCCGCATCGCCGAACAGCACGGCCTCGACCTGACCGTGGTCAATCCGCACACCGACCCGACCTGGCGCTTCATGACGCTGGACTGGGACGGCCGGATCCGGATGGACTGCTCGTCGCCGTACGCGATGGCCTCGCTCATCGAGCAGCGCGACCGCTTCGACATCGCCACGGGCAACGACGCCGACGCCGACCGGCACGGCATCGTCACCCCGGACGCGGGCCTGATGAACCCCAACCACTACCTCGCCGTCGCCATCGACCACCTCTACCGCCACCGCGAGCAGTGGCCGGCGGGCACCGGCATCGGCAAGACGCTCGTGTCGTCGTCGATGATCGACCGGGTCGCCGCCGACCTCGGCCGGGAACTGGTCGAGGTACCGGTCGGGTTCAAGTGGTTCGTGGACGGACTGGCCTCCGGGACCATCGGGTTCGGCGGCGAGGAGTCGGCCGGCGCGTCCTTCCTGCGCCGGGACGGCTCGGTGTGGACCACGGACAAGGACGGCATCCTGCTCGCCCTCCTCGCCTCCGAGATCACGGCCGTCACCGGGAAGACCCCGTCCGAGCACTACGCCGGACTGACCGCCCGCTTCGGGGAACCGGCCTACGCCCGCATCGACGCCCCGGCCACCCGCGAGGAGAAGGCCCTGCTCGCGAAGCTCTCGCCCGCCCAGGTCACCGCCGAGACCCTGGCCGGCGAGCCGGTCACCGCCGTCCTCACCGAGGCCCCCGGCAACGGCGCCGCCATCGGCGGCATC includes the following:
- the pgm gene encoding phosphoglucomutase (alpha-D-glucose-1,6-bisphosphate-dependent), with the protein product MPHERAGTPAGPGDLVDVARLVTAYYTLHPDPAEPGQRVAFGTSGHRGSSLAAAFNEDHIAATSQAICDYRAAQGIDGPLFLGADTHALSEPAKVTALEVFAANGVTVLVDSADGYTPTPAVSHAILAYNRGRTTGLADGVVVTPSHNPPADGGFKYNPPNAGPAASDATSWIQDRANQLVAGGLKDVRRIPYARALAAPTTRPYDYLGTYVSDLPNVLDLDAIRAAGVRIGADPLGGASVAYWGRIAEQHGLDLTVVNPHTDPTWRFMTLDWDGRIRMDCSSPYAMASLIEQRDRFDIATGNDADADRHGIVTPDAGLMNPNHYLAVAIDHLYRHREQWPAGTGIGKTLVSSSMIDRVAADLGRELVEVPVGFKWFVDGLASGTIGFGGEESAGASFLRRDGSVWTTDKDGILLALLASEITAVTGKTPSEHYAGLTARFGEPAYARIDAPATREEKALLAKLSPAQVTAETLAGEPVTAVLTEAPGNGAAIGGIKVTTENAWFAARPSGTEDVYKVYAESFLGPDHLARVQEEAKAVVLAALKG